A region of Pieris rapae chromosome 20, ilPieRapa1.1, whole genome shotgun sequence DNA encodes the following proteins:
- the LOC110993129 gene encoding venom carboxylesterase-6: protein MIWYIVCTTFVLYFCIPSENWPSEVRVSITQGTVIGSFDSYYKFYGIPYADSTAGVNRFQPPKPSPLFRDPFVANRQNITCLRPTKDGYDGIEDCLSLNVISPTVDHTRKLPVMVWIKGREINNFDPAFKNIIEKDVVVVTPNFRESIFGFLCLGTSKAPGNAGLKDIIAALKWIQQNIAAFGGDPHNVTIFGHGIGASIVDLLTLSLSSKGLFHKAIAQSGTAMAPWAVTRDNLENAIKVAEALGHSVEDVYRLSDIFTRVRASALMAVINELESDNLLTFAPCIERVISDVKEPFLLKSPYQIFKSGEQLDVPFMTGFVDNEGPVVQKGFIKDWLSIVNLQKDLYFNTKEEKLKITDQIKGFYSLNNSVEKDLYATLAGDIMVHISTLRESHMRALTRTTPIYLYQFSYKGNLGKVLVEADNSKKSVHRQELAYLFYEKSYETCTAYDLAIADMLVERWTNFAKTGTPTSETSSTVWQPFTNNNKYYLKIRNEYDVQKKEAGSLDILLRDPYTKTLTFWQDIYDKYFLDARSRWDIIHSEQDMDSIEVDDNEYINNHTEGESFAEIYENMDNYIQYNKTEIKYHCFNSASTVIGFTLVVVSLLSIVNNLETSEIML, encoded by the exons ATGATTTGGTACATTGTATGTACAACCTTTgtgttatatttctgtataccTAGTGAAAATTGGCCAAGCGAAGTTCGTGTTAGCATAACGCAAGGAACAGTTATAGGATCTTTTGATTCCTACTACAAATTTTATGGCATTCCATATGCTGACTCTACAGCTGGTGTTAATAGATTTCAG CCTCCAAAACCATCTCCGCTATTTAGAGACCCGTTTGTAGCAAACCGTCAAAACATTACATGTCTGCGACCCACAAAAGATGGTTACGATGGGATCGAAGATTGCCTGTCGCTAAATGTCATCTCTCCAACAGTGGACCATACACGTAAATTACCAGTAATGGTTTGGATCAAAGGACgagaaattaataactttgacccagcgtttaaaaatattatcgaaAAAGACGTAGTAGTCGTAACTCCTAATTTCAGAGAATCCATTTTCGGATTTTTATGCTTAGGCACTTCGAAAGCTCCAGGTAATGCTGGTCTTAAGGATATAATTGCTGCATTGAAGTGGATACAACAAAACATAGCAGCCTTTGGAGGAGATCCACATAACGTTACTATTTTTGGCCACGGTATTGGAGCTTCAATTGTTGATTTACTTACACTTTCTTTAAGTTCAAAAGGACTTTTCCACAAGGCTATAGCACAAAGTGGTACTGCAATGGCCCCTTGGGCAGTAACTAGAGATAATTTAGAAAATGCAATCAAGGTTGCCGAAGCACTTGGTCATAGCGTTGAAGATGTATACAGATTGTCAGATATATTTACTCGAGTTAGGGCTTCTGCATTAATGGCGGTAATTAATGAACTAGAGTCTGATAATTTACTAACTTTTGCACCTTGTATCGAGAGAGTAATCTCCGACGTCAAAGAACCGTTCTTATTGAAATCGCCTTATCAAATTTTCAAGTCTGGGGAACAATTGGATGTGCCATTTATGACTGGGTTTGTGGATAATGAAGGTCCAGTTGTTCAAAAAGGTTTCATTAAAGATTGGTTAAGTATAGTAAATCTTCAAAAagatctttattttaatacaaaggaAGAAAAGCTGAAAATAACAGATCAAATAAAAGGGTTTTACTCCTTAAATAATTCTGTCGAAAAAGACTTATATGCAACATTAGCTGGAGATATTATGGTGCATATATCCACCTTAAGAGAATCTCATATGCGTGCTTTAACTAGAACTACTCCGATTTACCTCTATCAATTCTCATACAAGGGTAATCTTGGAAAAGTTTTAGTAGAAGCTGACAATTCAAAAAAGTCAGTTCATCGTCAGGAACTggcgtatttattttatgaaaaatcatATGAAACCTGCACTGCCTATGACTTAGCCATTGCAGACATGCTTGTGGAGCGGTGGACTAATTTCGCAAAAACTGG AACGCCTACAAGTGAAACGTCGAGTACTGTGTGGCAGCCTTTTACAAATAACAACAAATACTATCTAAAAATCCGAAATGAGTATGACGTACAGAAAAAAGAAGCTGGctctttagatattttattaagagatccttatacaaaaactctAACATTTTGGCAAGATATTTATGATAAGTATTTCCTTGACGCAAGAAGTAGGTGGGACATTATACATAGTGAACAAGATATGGATAGCATTGAAGTAGATGACAacgaatacataaataatcataCCGAAGGTGAAAGTTTTGctgaaatatatgaaaatatggataattatatacaatataataaaactgaaattaaatatcattgtTTTAACTCTGCCTCCACTGTAATTGGATTTACACTGGTGGTCGTCAGCTTATTGTCAATTGTTAACAACTTAGAAACGTCagaaattatgttataa